Proteins encoded in a region of the Nicotiana tomentosiformis chromosome 9, ASM39032v3, whole genome shotgun sequence genome:
- the LOC138898547 gene encoding agamous-like MADS-box protein MADS1, whose amino-acid sequence MGTGKKKIEIKKITKESSRMVTFSKRRKGLFKKAVELQSKTIDTQVAILVFSPTGKPYTYGGNDVLTTFENHCDSSHSNGMTWDSNFNVETCHEVNELLMFKANLERTRDKLVESQFFESTVL is encoded by the coding sequence ATGGGTACAGGAAAGAAGAAGATTGAAATcaagaaaataacaaaagaatCATCAAGAATGGTGACATTCTCAAAGAGACGCAAAGGACTTTTCAAGAAAGCTGTAGAACTCCAATCCAAGACTATCGATACTCAAGTTGCTATTCTTGTTTTCTCTCCCACAGGTAAACCTTACACTTATGGTGGGAACGACGTCCTTACCACCTTTGAAAACCATTGCGATTCTTCTCATTCGAATGGTATGACGTGGGATTCTAATTTCAATGTTGAAACATGTCATGAAGTGAACGAACTATTAATGTTTAAGGCAAACTTGGAAAGGACCAGAGATAAACTCGTCGAATCTCAGTTTTTCGAGTCGACAGTTTTGTAG
- the LOC104090566 gene encoding putative E3 ubiquitin-protein ligase LIN-1 isoform X2, which produces MSHNSMAAASSSSAVATPPPVFSYDDDKLDLESVCAFVAVINQHITEFLEDTKCRKCLKLKCSSKLDVCNRGYLEFSEQSILSNLYWGIESIEAAIQAKWTAEKTSRLQNSENMLQVPASLDEQGETAGIPNNYLIGYSYFYLSVVRKLQGDEWQVAMHFLQALVVSPRLLYTEIATDLCQRLFILSFEHESKEFKSASFINLDENVKMVKMARRYKAWLMYYQIMSSGEGSLKNGELEQIMSKKSRSTRSSNLCKHGNDRCTCPNFEKVHPFNAQNDAKNEEEKMIIKSNESVEQNQVAITELRSGVAEIPKNSTTKCLKDILLDSEPETPIYVDFSDSGSANENSHEEYAEDLEITSNWSLENQHTEAFYQNQQSSHSSLFLESLVCKSQVSGLRHKEGSQVEITNSLSRRVSGSFTHTDLSAEGIRNLKTHINLSGNNEAATMQQCLQMIDSRSDGYPVSMSLHDYQLCKTQYPRISSRQKNRCKKTLNEISEYAEENSQAEQAAILEKIISKLCFSEEFGDYKDYTVDLTTIYELLNNKTGLKYSLLKDIIIDQLLRAISTSREEHVIRESVSVLSIIISRNRSLVEDVKRKGLQLNHLATALKKNVHEAAILIYLINPSPAEIRTLELLPCLVDVVCASNSYKCSLTTLWITPPAASLMIMEALVTAFDYTSSDTQLAVISSPRVLSGLLDVSRNNNLEEIIALAAVLIRCMQFDGQCRKHINHYAPVAPFISLLRSNHKRATSIALEFFHELLQIPRSSATEVLQKIQQDGSNNNMCALLLLVQNSQPEYKILAANLLLQLDMLEETSSKFVYCEEAMEALLESVTCEENSATQALSAFILSNFGGTCSWSGEPYTIPWLLKKAGLTSLQHKNMIKNVDFSDQCLQDVGIETWCSKVAKRFLKFGSPLFHALEKGLKSNSRSTSRDCLAATAWIGSEIMKASDDLRYAACEILLSRIEQFVHPGLELEERLLGCLCIYYYTSGRGMKKLVNFSEGVRESLRRLSSISWMAEELLKVADYIQPNKWRISCVHTQILEVGSNRSGAVTSLIFYNGQLYSGHADGSIKAWDIKGQAATLVRDVKEHKKAVTCFAISESGNCLLSGSADKTAKIWQMLERNLECVETILTKDPIQNINTHGEQIFAITQSHKMKVFDGSRKSSKYFTNKSVRCGILTHGKLYVGCTDSSIQELAIANSRQQEIKAPSKIWSMKNKSVNSLAVYKDWIYSASSMVEASHIKEWRKNKKPQISMSPEKGSNVLAMEVVEDFIYLICSASMSNIQIWLRGTQHKVGRLSAGSKITSLLTANDMIICGTETGMIKGWIPL; this is translated from the exons ATGTCACATAATTCAATGGCTGCTGCATCTTCTTCGTCTGCTGTTGCTACCCCTCCTCCTGTCTTTTCATATGACGACGATAAACTAGACCTTGAATCAGTCTGTGCATTCGTCGCTGTTATCAATCAACATATAACTGAATTTCTTGAAGATACAAAATGTCGGAAATGCTTGAAATTGAAATGCAGTTCAAAGCTTGATGTTTGTAATAGAGGGTACCTTGAATTCTCCGAGCAATCAATATTGTCGAATCTTTATTGGGGGATAGAGAGTATAGAAGCAGCAATTCaagcaaaatggaccgcagagaAAACATCAAGGCTGCAGAATTCAGAGAACATGCTTCAAGTTCCAGCTTCACTTGATGAGCAAGGAGAAACAGCAGGAATTCCGAACAATTATTTGATAGGCTATTCTTACTTTTACCTCTCCGTTGTTAGAAAGCTCCAAGGAGATGAGTGGCAGGTCGCGATGCATTTTCTTCAAGCTCTTGTAGTATCCCCGAGGCTTCTTTACACTGAAATTGCTACGGACCTCTGCCAACGTTTGTTTATCTTAAGCTTTGAGCATGAATCGAAAGAATTTAAATCCGCATCTTTTATCAATCTTGATGAGAATGTTAAGATGGTAAAAATGGCGAGAAGATATAAAGCTTGGCTGATGTATTATCAGATTATGTCTTCTGGAGAGGGTTCTCTAAAGAATGGTGAATTAGAACAGATAAT GAGTAAGAAGTCCAGAAGCACAAGATCCTCAAATTTATGTAAGCATGGAAACGACCGGTGCACCTGTCCAAAT TTTGAGAAGGTGCATCCATTTAATGCCCAAAATGATGCCAAGAATGAGGAAGAAAAGATGATTATCAAATCCAACGAGTCCGTAGAGCAAAATCAGGTAGCTATTACCGAATTAAGGAGTGGTGTAGCAGAAATACCCAAGAACTCAACCACCAAATGCCTCAAAGATATATTGCTTGATTCTGAGCCAGAGACACCAATCTACGTAGATTTCAGCGACAGCGGTTCTGCAAATGAAAATAGTCATGAG GAATACGCAGAAGACCTGGAAATCACTTCAAACTGGAGCCTAGAAAATCAGCACACAGAGGCTTTTTATCA GAACCAGCAATCTTCTCACTCCTCGTTGTTTTTGGAAAGCTTGGTTTGTAAATCCCAAGTTTCTGGATTAAGGCACAAAGAAGGAAGCCAAGTAGAAATAACTAACTCACTCTCCAGAAGAGTCTCTGGTTCATTTACTCATACTGATTTATCAGCAGAAGGAATTAGAAACCTCAAAACTCACATAAATTTGAGTGGTAATAATGAAGCTGCAACTATGCAACAGTGCTTACAGATGATTGATAGTAGATCCGATGGATATCCAGTGTCCATGTCTTTACATGATTATCAGCTCTGCAAAACACAGTACCCAAGGATTTCTTCACGGCAAAAGAACAGGTGCAAGAAGACCTTAAATGAAATATCTGAATATGCTGAAGAAAATTCTCAAGCAGAACAAGCAGCAATACTTGAGAAAATAATTTCGAAGTTATGTTTCTCAGAAGAGTTTGGGGATTATAAAGACTATACAGTTGATCTTACAACAATATATGAGTTACTGAATAACAAAACAGGACTTAAGTATTCTTTGCTAAAGGACATAATCATTGATCAACTTCTAAGGGCTATATCAACATCCAGAGAAGAACATGTGATACGGGAATCGGTATCAGTCctatcaattattatttcaaggAACAGATCACTTGTTGAAGATGTCAAGAGGAAAGGGTTACAGTTGAATCATTTGGCAACTGCTCTTAAGAAAAATGTTCATGAAGCGGCTATACTAATATACTTAATAAACCCATCTCCTGCAGAAATCAGGACATTAGAACTTTTACCATGTCTTGTGGATGTGGTGTGTGCTTCAAACAGTTACAAATGTAGCCTAACAACACTGTGGATAACACCTCCTGCAGCGTCATTGATGATTATGGAAGCACTAGTCACTGCATTTGACTATACATCGAGCGACACACAATTAGCTGTGATCAGCTCACCCAGAGTACTCTCCGGGCTCTTGGATGTCTCAAGGAACAACAACCTTGAAGAGATTATTGCTCTGGCTGCTGTTCTTATCAGATGTATGCAATTCGATGGTCAATGCAGAAAACACATAAACCATTACGCTCCTGTGGCCCCATTTATCTCTCTTTTAAGAAGCAACCATAAGCGTGCAACATCAATTGCATTGGAATTTTTTCATGAACTGCTACAAATTCCAAG GTCATCAGCAACTGAGGTACTGCAGAAAATACAACAAGACGGAAGCAACAACAATATGTGTGCATTATTGctcctcgtccaaaactcacaACCAGAGTACAAAATTTTGGCAGCAAATTTGTTGCTTCAGTTAGACATGCTG GAAGAAACATCTAGTAAATTTGTATACTGTGAAGAGGCTATGGAAGCCCTACTTGAGTCAGTGACATGTGAAGAGAATTCTGCGACACAGGCTCTATCAGCATTCATCCTATCCAATTTTGGCGGAACGTGCTCTTGGTCAGGAGAACCTTACACAATACCATGGTTGCTTAAAAAGGCTGGATTAACTTCACTGCAACATAAGAACATGATAAAGAATGTTGACTTCTCAGATCAATGTCTACAG GATGTTGGCATAGAGACATGGTGCAGCAAAGTAGCAAAGCGCTTCTTAAAATTTGGAAGTCCTCTCTTCCATGCTTTAGAGAAAGGACTTAAGAGCAACTCGAGGAGCACTTCCCGAGACTGTCTTGCCGCTACTGCATGGATTGGGTCTGAAATCATGAAAGCCTCAGATGATTTGAGATATGCAGCCTGTGAGATCTTACTTAGTAGAATTGAGCAATTTGTGCATCCAGGATTGGAGCTTGAAGAGAGGCTATTAGGATGTCTTTGTATCTATTATTATACTTCTGGAAGAG GGATGAAAAAGTTAGTCAACTTCTCAGAAGGAGTTAGAGAGTCACTAAGACGTCTTTCCAGTATCAGTTGGATGGCAGAAGAATTGCTTAAGGTTGCTGACTATATCCAGCCAAACAAGTGG AGAATATCTTGTGTTCACACACAGATTCTCGAGGTGGGAAGCAACCGTAGCGGAGCAGTAACTTCGCTCATCTTCTATAATGGACAGCTTTACAGTGGACATGCTGATGGCTCAATCAAG GCGTGGGACATCAAAGGACAAGCAGCGACACTTGTCCGGGACGTGAAGGAGCATAAAAAGGCTGTGACATGCTTTGCCATTTCTGAATCGGGGAATTGCCTGTTGAGTGGATCTGCTGACAAAACAGCAAAG ATTTGGCAAATGCTTGAAAGAAATCTTGAATGCGTAGAGACTATACTGACGAAAGATCCAATTCAGAATATTAACACACACGGAGAACAGATTTTTGCAATTACCCAAAGCCACAAAATGAAG GTGTTTGATGGATCACGAAAATCCAGTAAATATTTTACGAATAAATCCGTAAGGTGTGGAATATTGACACACGGAAAGCTTTATGTAGGCTGCACAGATTCAAGCATACAG GAGTTAGCTATAGCAAACAGCAGGCAGCAAGAGATCAAAGCGCCATCAAAGATTTGGAGTATGAAAAACAAGTCTGTGAACTCATTAGCCGTATATAAGGACTGGATATATAGTGCAAGTTCAATGGTTGAAGCTTCACATATAAAG GAATGGAGAAAAAACAAGAAGCCCCAAATATCAATGTCGCCAGAAAAGGGATCCAATGTGTTGGCGATGGAAGTAGTGGAGGACTTCATATATTTAATTTGCAGCGCATCAATGAGCAACATCCAG ATTTGGCTGAGAGGAACACAGCACAAAGTTGGAAGATTATCAGCAGGCAGCAAGATAACAAGTCTTCTGACAGCAAATGACATGATTATATGCGGTACAGAAACAGGAATGATTAAG GGTTGGATTCCCCTCTAG
- the LOC104090566 gene encoding putative E3 ubiquitin-protein ligase LIN-1 isoform X1: MSHNSMAAASSSSAVATPPPVFSYDDDKLDLESVCAFVAVINQHITEFLEDTKCRKCLKLKCSSKLDVCNRGYLEFSEQSILSNLYWGIESIEAAIQAKWTAEKTSRLQNSENMLQVPASLDEQGETAGIPNNYLIGYSYFYLSVVRKLQGDEWQVAMHFLQALVVSPRLLYTEIATDLCQRLFILSFEHESKEFKSASFINLDENVKMVKMARRYKAWLMYYQIMSSGEGSLKNGELEQIMSKKSRSTRSSNLCKHGNDRCTCPNFEKVHPFNAQNDAKNEEEKMIIKSNESVEQNQVAITELRSGVAEIPKNSTTKCLKDILLDSEPETPIYVDFSDSGSANENSHEEYAEDLEITSNWSLENQHTEAFYQNQQSSHSSLFLESLVCKSQVSGLRHKEGSQVEITNSLSRRVSGSFTHTDLSAEGIRNLKTHINLSGNNEAATMQQCLQMIDSRSDGYPVSMSLHDYQLCKTQYPRISSRQKNRCKKTLNEISEYAEENSQAEQAAILEKIISKLCFSEEFGDYKDYTVDLTTIYELLNNKTGLKYSLLKDIIIDQLLRAISTSREEHVIRESVSVLSIIISRNRSLVEDVKRKGLQLNHLATALKKNVHEAAILIYLINPSPAEIRTLELLPCLVDVVCASNSYKCSLTTLWITPPAASLMIMEALVTAFDYTSSDTQLAVISSPRVLSGLLDVSRNNNLEEIIALAAVLIRCMQFDGQCRKHINHYAPVAPFISLLRSNHKRATSIALEFFHELLQIPRSSATEVLQKIQQDGSNNNMCALLLLVQNSQPEYKILAANLLLQLDMLEETSSKFVYCEEAMEALLESVTCEENSATQALSAFILSNFGGTCSWSGEPYTIPWLLKKAGLTSLQHKNMIKNVDFSDQCLQDVGIETWCSKVAKRFLKFGSPLFHALEKGLKSNSRSTSRDCLAATAWIGSEIMKASDDLRYAACEILLSRIEQFVHPGLELEERLLGCLCIYYYTSGRGMKKLVNFSEGVRESLRRLSSISWMAEELLKVADYIQPNKWQRISCVHTQILEVGSNRSGAVTSLIFYNGQLYSGHADGSIKAWDIKGQAATLVRDVKEHKKAVTCFAISESGNCLLSGSADKTAKIWQMLERNLECVETILTKDPIQNINTHGEQIFAITQSHKMKVFDGSRKSSKYFTNKSVRCGILTHGKLYVGCTDSSIQELAIANSRQQEIKAPSKIWSMKNKSVNSLAVYKDWIYSASSMVEASHIKEWRKNKKPQISMSPEKGSNVLAMEVVEDFIYLICSASMSNIQIWLRGTQHKVGRLSAGSKITSLLTANDMIICGTETGMIKGWIPL, translated from the exons ATGTCACATAATTCAATGGCTGCTGCATCTTCTTCGTCTGCTGTTGCTACCCCTCCTCCTGTCTTTTCATATGACGACGATAAACTAGACCTTGAATCAGTCTGTGCATTCGTCGCTGTTATCAATCAACATATAACTGAATTTCTTGAAGATACAAAATGTCGGAAATGCTTGAAATTGAAATGCAGTTCAAAGCTTGATGTTTGTAATAGAGGGTACCTTGAATTCTCCGAGCAATCAATATTGTCGAATCTTTATTGGGGGATAGAGAGTATAGAAGCAGCAATTCaagcaaaatggaccgcagagaAAACATCAAGGCTGCAGAATTCAGAGAACATGCTTCAAGTTCCAGCTTCACTTGATGAGCAAGGAGAAACAGCAGGAATTCCGAACAATTATTTGATAGGCTATTCTTACTTTTACCTCTCCGTTGTTAGAAAGCTCCAAGGAGATGAGTGGCAGGTCGCGATGCATTTTCTTCAAGCTCTTGTAGTATCCCCGAGGCTTCTTTACACTGAAATTGCTACGGACCTCTGCCAACGTTTGTTTATCTTAAGCTTTGAGCATGAATCGAAAGAATTTAAATCCGCATCTTTTATCAATCTTGATGAGAATGTTAAGATGGTAAAAATGGCGAGAAGATATAAAGCTTGGCTGATGTATTATCAGATTATGTCTTCTGGAGAGGGTTCTCTAAAGAATGGTGAATTAGAACAGATAAT GAGTAAGAAGTCCAGAAGCACAAGATCCTCAAATTTATGTAAGCATGGAAACGACCGGTGCACCTGTCCAAAT TTTGAGAAGGTGCATCCATTTAATGCCCAAAATGATGCCAAGAATGAGGAAGAAAAGATGATTATCAAATCCAACGAGTCCGTAGAGCAAAATCAGGTAGCTATTACCGAATTAAGGAGTGGTGTAGCAGAAATACCCAAGAACTCAACCACCAAATGCCTCAAAGATATATTGCTTGATTCTGAGCCAGAGACACCAATCTACGTAGATTTCAGCGACAGCGGTTCTGCAAATGAAAATAGTCATGAG GAATACGCAGAAGACCTGGAAATCACTTCAAACTGGAGCCTAGAAAATCAGCACACAGAGGCTTTTTATCA GAACCAGCAATCTTCTCACTCCTCGTTGTTTTTGGAAAGCTTGGTTTGTAAATCCCAAGTTTCTGGATTAAGGCACAAAGAAGGAAGCCAAGTAGAAATAACTAACTCACTCTCCAGAAGAGTCTCTGGTTCATTTACTCATACTGATTTATCAGCAGAAGGAATTAGAAACCTCAAAACTCACATAAATTTGAGTGGTAATAATGAAGCTGCAACTATGCAACAGTGCTTACAGATGATTGATAGTAGATCCGATGGATATCCAGTGTCCATGTCTTTACATGATTATCAGCTCTGCAAAACACAGTACCCAAGGATTTCTTCACGGCAAAAGAACAGGTGCAAGAAGACCTTAAATGAAATATCTGAATATGCTGAAGAAAATTCTCAAGCAGAACAAGCAGCAATACTTGAGAAAATAATTTCGAAGTTATGTTTCTCAGAAGAGTTTGGGGATTATAAAGACTATACAGTTGATCTTACAACAATATATGAGTTACTGAATAACAAAACAGGACTTAAGTATTCTTTGCTAAAGGACATAATCATTGATCAACTTCTAAGGGCTATATCAACATCCAGAGAAGAACATGTGATACGGGAATCGGTATCAGTCctatcaattattatttcaaggAACAGATCACTTGTTGAAGATGTCAAGAGGAAAGGGTTACAGTTGAATCATTTGGCAACTGCTCTTAAGAAAAATGTTCATGAAGCGGCTATACTAATATACTTAATAAACCCATCTCCTGCAGAAATCAGGACATTAGAACTTTTACCATGTCTTGTGGATGTGGTGTGTGCTTCAAACAGTTACAAATGTAGCCTAACAACACTGTGGATAACACCTCCTGCAGCGTCATTGATGATTATGGAAGCACTAGTCACTGCATTTGACTATACATCGAGCGACACACAATTAGCTGTGATCAGCTCACCCAGAGTACTCTCCGGGCTCTTGGATGTCTCAAGGAACAACAACCTTGAAGAGATTATTGCTCTGGCTGCTGTTCTTATCAGATGTATGCAATTCGATGGTCAATGCAGAAAACACATAAACCATTACGCTCCTGTGGCCCCATTTATCTCTCTTTTAAGAAGCAACCATAAGCGTGCAACATCAATTGCATTGGAATTTTTTCATGAACTGCTACAAATTCCAAG GTCATCAGCAACTGAGGTACTGCAGAAAATACAACAAGACGGAAGCAACAACAATATGTGTGCATTATTGctcctcgtccaaaactcacaACCAGAGTACAAAATTTTGGCAGCAAATTTGTTGCTTCAGTTAGACATGCTG GAAGAAACATCTAGTAAATTTGTATACTGTGAAGAGGCTATGGAAGCCCTACTTGAGTCAGTGACATGTGAAGAGAATTCTGCGACACAGGCTCTATCAGCATTCATCCTATCCAATTTTGGCGGAACGTGCTCTTGGTCAGGAGAACCTTACACAATACCATGGTTGCTTAAAAAGGCTGGATTAACTTCACTGCAACATAAGAACATGATAAAGAATGTTGACTTCTCAGATCAATGTCTACAG GATGTTGGCATAGAGACATGGTGCAGCAAAGTAGCAAAGCGCTTCTTAAAATTTGGAAGTCCTCTCTTCCATGCTTTAGAGAAAGGACTTAAGAGCAACTCGAGGAGCACTTCCCGAGACTGTCTTGCCGCTACTGCATGGATTGGGTCTGAAATCATGAAAGCCTCAGATGATTTGAGATATGCAGCCTGTGAGATCTTACTTAGTAGAATTGAGCAATTTGTGCATCCAGGATTGGAGCTTGAAGAGAGGCTATTAGGATGTCTTTGTATCTATTATTATACTTCTGGAAGAG GGATGAAAAAGTTAGTCAACTTCTCAGAAGGAGTTAGAGAGTCACTAAGACGTCTTTCCAGTATCAGTTGGATGGCAGAAGAATTGCTTAAGGTTGCTGACTATATCCAGCCAAACAAGTGG CAGAGAATATCTTGTGTTCACACACAGATTCTCGAGGTGGGAAGCAACCGTAGCGGAGCAGTAACTTCGCTCATCTTCTATAATGGACAGCTTTACAGTGGACATGCTGATGGCTCAATCAAG GCGTGGGACATCAAAGGACAAGCAGCGACACTTGTCCGGGACGTGAAGGAGCATAAAAAGGCTGTGACATGCTTTGCCATTTCTGAATCGGGGAATTGCCTGTTGAGTGGATCTGCTGACAAAACAGCAAAG ATTTGGCAAATGCTTGAAAGAAATCTTGAATGCGTAGAGACTATACTGACGAAAGATCCAATTCAGAATATTAACACACACGGAGAACAGATTTTTGCAATTACCCAAAGCCACAAAATGAAG GTGTTTGATGGATCACGAAAATCCAGTAAATATTTTACGAATAAATCCGTAAGGTGTGGAATATTGACACACGGAAAGCTTTATGTAGGCTGCACAGATTCAAGCATACAG GAGTTAGCTATAGCAAACAGCAGGCAGCAAGAGATCAAAGCGCCATCAAAGATTTGGAGTATGAAAAACAAGTCTGTGAACTCATTAGCCGTATATAAGGACTGGATATATAGTGCAAGTTCAATGGTTGAAGCTTCACATATAAAG GAATGGAGAAAAAACAAGAAGCCCCAAATATCAATGTCGCCAGAAAAGGGATCCAATGTGTTGGCGATGGAAGTAGTGGAGGACTTCATATATTTAATTTGCAGCGCATCAATGAGCAACATCCAG ATTTGGCTGAGAGGAACACAGCACAAAGTTGGAAGATTATCAGCAGGCAGCAAGATAACAAGTCTTCTGACAGCAAATGACATGATTATATGCGGTACAGAAACAGGAATGATTAAG GGTTGGATTCCCCTCTAG